The following proteins are co-located in the Bos indicus isolate NIAB-ARS_2022 breed Sahiwal x Tharparkar chromosome 8, NIAB-ARS_B.indTharparkar_mat_pri_1.0, whole genome shotgun sequence genome:
- the SLC25A37 gene encoding mitoferrin-1 isoform X3 encodes MATLLHDAVMNPAEVVKQRMQMYNSPHRSALSCIRTVWGTEGLGAFYRSYTTQLTMNIPFQSIHFITYEFLQEQINPYRGYNPQSHIISGGLAGALAAAATTPLDVCKTLLNTQENMALSLANISGRLSGMANAFRTVYQLNGLPGYFKGVQARVIYQMPSTAISWSVYEFFKYFLTKHKLENRTPY; translated from the exons ATGGCCACCCTGCTTCACGACGCAGTCATGAATCCAGCAGAAG TCGTGAAGCAACGCATGCAGATGTACAACTCGCCGCACCGGTCGGCCCTCAGCTGCATCCGGACAGTGTGGGGGACGGAGGGCTTAGGGGCCTTCTATCGGAGTTACACCACGCAGCTGACCATGAACATTCCCTTCCAGTCCATCCACTTCATCACCTACGAGTTCCTGCAGGAGCAGATCAACCCCTACCGGGGCTACAACCCTCAGTCCCACATCATCTCAGGCGGGCTGGCCGGGGCCCTggccgccgccgccaccacccCCCTGGACGTCTGTAAGACCCTCCTCAACACTCAGGAGAACATGGCCCTCAGCCTGGCCAACATCAGCGGCCGGCTGTCGGGCATGGCCAATGCCTTCCGGACGGTGTACCAGCTCAACGGCCTGCCCGGGTACTTCAAAGGTGTGCAGGCCCGGGTCATCTACCAGATGCCATCCACCGCTATCTCCTGGTCTGTCTATGAGTTCTTCAAGTACTTCCTCACCAAACACAAGCTGGAGAATCGAACTCCCTACTAA